A portion of the Bacillus sp. es.034 genome contains these proteins:
- a CDS encoding glycine--tRNA ligase — protein MSMEQVVNLAKHRGFVFPGSEIYGGLANTWDYGPLGVELKNNIKKAWWKKFVQESPYNVGLDASILMNPQTWVASGHVGNFNDPMIDCKQCKTRHRADKIIENALEAKGIEMIVDGLSFEKMEEIIKEHDIACPDCGSHDFTDIRQFDLMFKTHQGVTESSTNEIYLRPETAQGIFVNFKNVQRSMRKKMPFGIAQVGKSFRNEITPGNFTFRTREFEQMELEFFCKPGEDLEWFSYWREFCKNWLLNLGMSEDNMRLRDHDQDELSHYSNATTDIEYKFPFGWGELWGVADRTDFDLKRHMEHSNEDFHYMDPQTNEKYVPYCIEPSLGADRVTLAFLCDAFEEEELENDSRTVLRFHPALAPFKAAVLPLSKKLSDDAFKVYEELSQDLMIDFDETASIGKRYRRQDEIGTPYCITFDFDSVEDGQVTVRDRDTMDQVRMPISDVKTFLQEKIKF, from the coding sequence ATGTCAATGGAACAAGTAGTCAACTTAGCAAAGCACAGGGGGTTTGTCTTCCCCGGTTCTGAAATTTACGGAGGACTTGCCAACACATGGGATTACGGTCCACTTGGTGTAGAGCTGAAAAACAATATTAAAAAAGCCTGGTGGAAAAAATTTGTACAGGAGTCCCCTTACAATGTGGGCCTTGATGCAAGTATCCTGATGAATCCGCAAACATGGGTAGCTTCCGGGCACGTTGGGAACTTCAATGACCCGATGATCGACTGTAAGCAATGTAAGACACGTCACCGCGCAGACAAAATCATTGAAAATGCCTTGGAAGCAAAGGGCATCGAGATGATTGTAGACGGTCTTTCATTCGAAAAAATGGAAGAAATCATCAAAGAACATGATATTGCATGTCCTGATTGCGGAAGCCACGATTTCACAGATATCCGCCAATTTGACCTTATGTTCAAAACCCATCAGGGAGTAACGGAATCTTCTACAAATGAAATTTATTTACGTCCAGAAACAGCACAGGGGATCTTTGTAAACTTCAAAAACGTTCAGCGATCCATGCGTAAGAAAATGCCATTTGGTATTGCGCAAGTCGGTAAAAGTTTCCGAAACGAAATCACTCCTGGTAATTTCACATTCAGAACCCGTGAATTCGAACAGATGGAACTTGAATTCTTCTGCAAACCTGGCGAAGACCTAGAGTGGTTCTCGTACTGGCGCGAATTCTGTAAAAACTGGTTACTGAATCTTGGAATGAGCGAAGACAATATGAGACTGCGCGACCACGATCAGGACGAATTATCCCATTACAGCAACGCGACAACGGATATCGAATACAAATTCCCGTTTGGCTGGGGTGAGCTTTGGGGTGTGGCAGATCGTACAGACTTCGACCTGAAGCGTCATATGGAACATTCAAATGAGGACTTCCACTACATGGATCCACAAACGAATGAAAAATATGTACCTTACTGCATCGAGCCTTCCCTCGGGGCTGACCGGGTAACCCTAGCATTCCTATGCGATGCGTTCGAAGAAGAAGAACTAGAGAACGATTCACGTACCGTATTACGTTTCCACCCGGCACTGGCTCCGTTCAAAGCGGCTGTCCTGCCACTTTCGAAAAAACTCTCTGACGATGCATTTAAAGTGTACGAAGAGCTGTCCCAGGATCTTATGATCGACTTCGACGAAACGGCATCCATCGGGAAACGTTACCGCCGCCAGGACGAAATCGGCACTCCATACTGCATCACATTCGACTTTGACTCTGTAGAAGACGGTCAAGTAACCGTACGTGACCGCGACACAATGGATCAGGTAAGAATGCCAATCAGTGATGTAAAGACATTTTTGCAAGAGAAAATTAAGTTTTAA
- the recO gene encoding DNA repair protein RecO, translating into MLQKCEGIVIRTNHYGESNKIVTIYTREFGKIGLMARGAKKPNSRLSAISQLFTYGYFLFIKGSGLGTLQQGEMAESLRHVREDLFKTAYATYIVDLLDKATEDRKPNPFLFELLYKTLHYLNEDYDPEILMHIFEMKMLPVMGLYPHLNGCAVCGETDGEFAFSFKENGFICHRCLSEDPHHLPISQSTVKLLRVFYYFDLNRLGNISVKDETKRQLKRVIRTYYDENSGLTLKSRRFLDQMDNLKDLF; encoded by the coding sequence ATGCTGCAGAAGTGTGAAGGAATTGTCATTCGAACCAATCATTACGGTGAGTCGAATAAAATTGTTACCATATATACACGGGAATTCGGAAAGATTGGATTGATGGCTAGAGGGGCAAAGAAACCTAATAGCCGTCTTTCCGCCATTTCACAATTGTTTACATATGGTTATTTCCTTTTTATCAAGGGAAGCGGGCTGGGTACCCTTCAACAGGGGGAAATGGCAGAGTCCCTGCGGCATGTGAGGGAGGATCTGTTTAAGACGGCTTACGCCACTTACATCGTGGACCTCCTTGATAAGGCAACGGAGGACCGAAAGCCGAATCCCTTCTTGTTTGAATTGCTTTACAAGACTCTTCACTACTTGAATGAAGACTATGACCCGGAAATCCTGATGCATATCTTTGAAATGAAGATGCTCCCTGTAATGGGGTTGTATCCTCATCTGAATGGATGTGCTGTTTGCGGGGAAACCGATGGTGAATTCGCTTTTTCCTTTAAAGAAAATGGATTCATCTGTCATCGCTGTTTAAGTGAAGATCCACATCATTTACCGATCTCACAAAGTACTGTGAAGCTTCTCAGGGTATTTTACTATTTCGACCTCAATCGATTGGGAAATATATCGGTGAAAGATGAAACGAAACGTCAATTGAAGCGGGTAATCAGGACTTATTACGATGAAAACTCAGGTCTGACATTAAAATCCAGGAGGTTTCTGGACCAAATGGATAACCTTAAGGACTTATTCTAG
- a CDS encoding YqzL family protein — protein MLDLTWKFFSQTGSIDTYLLFKELEKETFDDPYSFEEETAEVDFPLT, from the coding sequence ATGTTAGACTTAACATGGAAATTTTTTTCGCAGACAGGAAGTATCGATACCTATCTCCTTTTCAAGGAGCTTGAGAAGGAGACATTTGATGATCCTTACAGCTTTGAAGAAGAAACAGCGGAAGTAGATTTTCCTTTAACGTGA
- a CDS encoding helix-turn-helix transcriptional regulator has product MELNKRQEHILQIVKDNGPITGEHIADQLNLTRATLRPDLAILTMAGYLDARPRVGYFYTGKTGTQLLTENLNKIFVKDYQSIPVVVNENVSVYDAIVTMFLEDVGTLFVVDANTYLVGVLSRKDLLRASIGKQELSTLPVNIIMTRMPNITVCEKDDQLIGVAKDLIHKQIDSVPVIKKTEKGDLEVIGRITKTNITKAFVALADEY; this is encoded by the coding sequence ATCGAACTTAATAAACGTCAGGAACATATCCTGCAAATAGTGAAAGACAACGGACCTATCACTGGTGAACATATTGCGGATCAATTAAATTTAACGAGGGCGACTCTAAGACCTGATCTTGCCATCCTGACCATGGCAGGTTACTTGGATGCACGTCCGAGGGTAGGGTATTTCTATACAGGGAAAACAGGGACACAGCTGCTGACGGAGAACCTGAACAAAATATTCGTCAAGGATTATCAATCGATTCCGGTTGTGGTGAATGAAAATGTTTCCGTATATGATGCCATCGTAACGATGTTTCTGGAGGATGTGGGAACATTGTTTGTCGTGGACGCCAATACATACTTAGTGGGTGTCCTGTCCCGTAAAGATCTTTTGAGAGCGAGTATCGGGAAGCAGGAACTCAGTACGTTGCCGGTGAATATTATTATGACAAGGATGCCCAATATCACGGTTTGTGAAAAAGATGACCAGCTGATCGGTGTGGCGAAGGACCTGATTCATAAGCAGATCGACTCTGTCCCCGTCATCAAAAAAACCGAAAAGGGTGATTTAGAAGTCATAGGCAGGATTACGAAGACCAATATAACAAAAGCATTTGTTGCCTTGGCAGATGAATATTAG